From the Nitrospirota bacterium genome, the window AACCCTGATATCTGCATCTGTACTATTTGTTATCAGGAGTATTGCTTTCAGGCTCCTTCACAAATGGGCAGCGAGGACTGAGACAAAGATTGATGATATAGTAATTAAGTCATTGAAAATACCTTCTATTTACTGGTGCATTGCCATTGGACTTTACATCGGTGTTGCCATCTCCGAACTTCCAGAAAGATA encodes:
- a CDS encoding mechanosensitive ion channel family protein; protein product: MDINLKRILIPVIITLISASVLFVIRSIAFRLLHKWAARTETKIDDIVIKSLKIPSIYWCIAIGLYIGVAISELPER